The window AGCTTTCGCACAAGCGTGTATCACTTTACCTGCATTTAGGCAGGAGTCTCGCGCCTTCCACTCCAATCAACAAATTAATATTTTACAATTCAATTATCTTTTCCATTCTTTTCTTATCTTTGTTATAATTTGAACAGAAAACTGTTTCGGAAAAAGTGGTAGGAGACTAATGAAATGAAAAATAGAGATACGATTGAAGTATTGCGTCATTCGAGGCATGATTGGTTAAATAAAATCCAGTTAATAAAAGCAAACCTTGCGCTACAACGATATGAACGGATTGAAGACCTTATAAGTGAGATTGTAATGGAAGCCCATCACGAAGCTTGTTTATCTAACTTACAAGCTCCACAATTTGTCGAATATATTCTAACATTTAGTTGGGAGCCAAAATTATTTTCCATAGAGTATGAAATGCTTAACAACCCACAAAATTTATCGAATTATGACAACAAGCTCTACACAGCCATTCAAACATTGTTTCAAACAATTGAAAGTAGTGTGGACAAGCGAGCAGAAAATAAATTATTCTTTAGTATCGAATGTGAAGATGGATTCGTTCGTTTCTTTTTCGATTTAAGTGGAATAATATTAGAGAACGATAATGTGAAAATGTGGTTTGATAGTGAAAACTGTATTTTTACGAATGTAAATCAAATTGGGACTGACTTGGAATACACAGTAGAGTGTGAAATAATCACAAAATAAAATTCCAATTCTTTTTAGTAGGACGGAGTGAATAAAAAATGTTTGTCGATCAGGTCAAGATATATGTAAAAGGTGGAGACGGCGGTAACGGTATGGTTGCTTTCCGTCGTGAAAAATATATACCCAATGGTGGTCCAGCTGGTGGTGACGGAGGAAAAGGTGCTAACGTTATTCTTGAGGTAGAAGAAGGACTAAGAACGTTAATGGACTTCCGTTACAAGCGTCACTTTAAAGCAAACCGTGGGGAACATGGGATGAGTAAAAACCAGCACGGTCGTAATGCAGAGAGCATGGTTGTTAAAGTTCCACCTGGAACAATCATTAAAGATTTAAAAACAGAAGAGATTTTGGCGGATTTAACCGTACATGGTCAACAGTTTGTTGTTGCAAAGGGTGGTCGTGGTGGTAGAGGAAATAGCCGATTTGCTACTCCTTCAAATCCTGCTCCTGAGCTTTCGGAAAACGGGGAACCAGGACAAGAACGTGACATTATCCTTGAGTTAAAAGTGCTAGCAGATGTAGGTCTTGTAGGATTCCCGAGTGTTGGTAAATCAACTTTATTATCAGTTGTTTCAGCTGCAAAACCTAAAATTGCGGAATATCACTTCACAACGATTGTTCCAAATCTAGGAGTAGTAGAAACGGATGATAACCGAAGTTTTGTAATGGCAGACCTACCTGGTTTAATTGAAGGTGCACACGAGGGTGTTGGCCTTGGCCATCAATTCCTACGTCATATTGAGCGTACACGTGTTATTTTACATGTTATTGATATGGCAGGAACAGAAGGGCGCGATCCATTTGAGGATTACAATGTAATCAACCAGGAATTAAGTGAGTACAACCTTCGATTAACAGAGCGTCCACAAATTATTGTAGCCAATAAAATGGACATGCCTGGTGCAGAAGAAAATTTAGAGACGTTTAAAGAGCAAATAGGGGATGAAGTGAAGATTTTCCCAATCTCTGCGATTTCCCGCACAGGTTTACGTGATCTTCTATTTGCAGTAGCAGATGAATTAGAGGATGCACCAGAATATCCTTTACACGAAGAACAAACGGAAGAATTAAATGTTCTTTATAAGCATGAAAAACAAGAGCTTGGCTTCAAAATTACGCGTGAGCCAGATGGCACATGGGTAGTGTCTGGTGAGCAGTTAGAGAAGTTATTCGTTATGACAAACTTCCAACGAGAAGAATCTATTCGTCGTTTCGCTCGCCAATTACGTGGTATGGGAGTAGACGAAGCCCTACGCCAACGCGGAGCAAAAGACGGCGACATCGTACGCCTAATGGACTTCGAATTCGAATTCATCGATTAATATATTCACTAAAGAGGGGATGCTTAATCCTCTCTTTTCTGTATATTATTAATAAAAAATGATTAAAAAACCTAAATATACTATTAAGCAAAACAAGTTGATGATAGCACGAGGCGCGAGACTCCTACAGGAAAAACGAAACACGGGAGACCCCACAGGCGCCGTGCGCCGAGGAGTAGGTTTTTTCACTATAGTGATAATAACCATCCTTTTTACCGCCCGCGGAAAGCGAGTGCCTCGTGCTATCATCAACAGTTAGTACCCTATATCTTAGGGTGTCTTGTATTTCATTTAAGGAGAGAGGCTGTGCTTAACGAGAAATTTTACTTAATTAGAGAAGATGTACTACCAGAAGCAATGGCAAAGGCACTAGAAGCCAAAGAACTACTAGCCAGAGGTAAAGTACCCTCCGTCGCCGAAGCCGTTAAAAAGGTCGACTTAAGCCGTAGCGCATTTTATAAATATCGCGACACCGTGTTTCCATTTCAAAAAATTGTAAAAGAAAAAATAATCTCCTTGTTTTTCCATTTAGACGATCAAAAAGGAGCACTATCAGAATTGTTAGCCATTGTAGCTACATCTGGATGCAACGTATTAACAATCCATCAAACCATTCCGTTACAAGGAAAAGCTAACGTCACGTTATCTCTAGACATTTCAGCAATAAACGACGATATACATACATTATTAAATAAATTAAAAGCACTAGATTACGTTAATAAAGTAGAAATTTTAGGAACCGGCGCATAAAAAGGAAGAAAAAAACGCAAGGAAACATATTCCTCTGCGTTTTTTTCTTATTCTACTAACATTCCAGCTTTCTTCAAAGCATCACACACTACATTCAATTTCTCTTCACTATCCGCTTCAATCAAATGCAGATGTGTCCCATCTGTGAGTTGAGACAAATAAGATGCATTCGTACTTTCGATTCGTTTAATGAATTCATCTACTTCCCTTCTCGTTTCCACCATAACGGAAGCTGTTAAGTCTCCATATACAGGATGCTCGATCCGTACGTCTTTCACTTTTACACCGTGATCTACTAGTAAGTATAGTTCTTCTTTCGTTCTTTCGGGTGGATGAAAGGACACGATAATCCGCTCTACTTTTTTCTCCTTCACTGGACTTTTAATATATACATAGCCTTGACTAGTAGCTAAAATAGGCTCGTTTTTAGCTTTAAGAAGCGAAATATCTTGAACGATTACTTGCCTGCTGACATTTGTTCTTTGGGCAAGTTCGCCTCCTTTTAGTGGCAATTTTTCTGTTTGTAGCCAATCTAAAATTAATTTTCGTCTCTCTTCACCTAATACTTTTTTATCTGATGGTGTCATAATGGCATTTTCACTCCTTTAATTTGCCAGTCTGCCATAATTTGCTTTAACACTTGAGTTAAAAATACAATATCTTCTTCGGTCGTTTGCTTTCCAAAGGATACGCGAAAAAGTTCATGTGCTTCCTCTACGCTCTTACCAGTCGCTATCATGACACGCGAAGGGGATGTAGAGCCAACTTGACATGCGCTTCCTGTTGAAATAGCAATGCCTTTCCGATTACATTCTAACATAACATGTTGACCTTCCACTCCATGAAGTCGTAAACCAACAATATTTTGTAAAACATTTTTAGGATGGCCTTCCACATGAATGAAATCCAACTCTTCCTCTATTAATTGGATTAATAATTTTCGAAGCTCATTTGTCCGTTTAGCATTACTAAGCATTTCTTGACACGTCAATTGAGCAGCTGTTACAAAAGCTGCCACGCCAGCGACATTCACAGTTCCATGGCGCATGCCACGTTCGTGTGTTCCTCCTGGAATAACTGGCTCCCAACGTACCGAAGGCTTAATGTATATAGCTCCAACTCCTTTAGGTCCATAAATCTTATGAGCAGAAATCGACAGGGCATCTACATGTAACTGCTTAACGTCGACCTCGATTTTTCCAAAGGTCTGAATACAATCACTATGGAAAATAATCCCTTTGTCATGAAGGAACTTACCTATATCCTGCAAAGTTTGGGTTGTGCCAATTTCTGAATTTCCGTGCTGAATAGAAACAAGGCAAGTGTCATCTCTTACGGTTTCTTTTAGAGCTTGAAGAGATACTAAGCCAAACTCATCTACAGGTAAAAAAGAAACGTCATAACCTTCCACCTCTAACTGTTTAACAAGGTGATAAATAGATGCGTGTTCTATGCTGCTTGTAATAATATGTTTTCCTTTTTTGGAATTACCTCTAACTAATGATTGAATGGCAAGAAAATTAGATTCTGTACCACCGCTTGTAAAATAAATGCCATCCTTCTCGCAATGTAGTAATTTTGCAAGTTCGTTTCTGCAACTTTCTAAAATATGTTTAGCAGTTGTACCCTCATCGTGCAAACTGCTCGTATTTCCATAAATAGCTTTTGACACATGTTCATACGCAT is drawn from Bacillus alkalisoli and contains these coding sequences:
- a CDS encoding ACT domain-containing protein; amino-acid sequence: MLNEKFYLIREDVLPEAMAKALEAKELLARGKVPSVAEAVKKVDLSRSAFYKYRDTVFPFQKIVKEKIISLFFHLDDQKGALSELLAIVATSGCNVLTIHQTIPLQGKANVTLSLDISAINDDIHTLLNKLKALDYVNKVEILGTGA
- a CDS encoding IscS subfamily cysteine desulfurase gives rise to the protein MIYLDFAATTPLSSEAMHAYEHVSKAIYGNTSSLHDEGTTAKHILESCRNELAKLLHCEKDGIYFTSGGTESNFLAIQSLVRGNSKKGKHIITSSIEHASIYHLVKQLEVEGYDVSFLPVDEFGLVSLQALKETVRDDTCLVSIQHGNSEIGTTQTLQDIGKFLHDKGIIFHSDCIQTFGKIEVDVKQLHVDALSISAHKIYGPKGVGAIYIKPSVRWEPVIPGGTHERGMRHGTVNVAGVAAFVTAAQLTCQEMLSNAKRTNELRKLLIQLIEEELDFIHVEGHPKNVLQNIVGLRLHGVEGQHVMLECNRKGIAISTGSACQVGSTSPSRVMIATGKSVEEAHELFRVSFGKQTTEEDIVFLTQVLKQIMADWQIKGVKMPL
- a CDS encoding Spo0B C-terminal domain-containing protein; translation: MKNRDTIEVLRHSRHDWLNKIQLIKANLALQRYERIEDLISEIVMEAHHEACLSNLQAPQFVEYILTFSWEPKLFSIEYEMLNNPQNLSNYDNKLYTAIQTLFQTIESSVDKRAENKLFFSIECEDGFVRFFFDLSGIILENDNVKMWFDSENCIFTNVNQIGTDLEYTVECEIITK
- the obgE gene encoding GTPase ObgE is translated as MFVDQVKIYVKGGDGGNGMVAFRREKYIPNGGPAGGDGGKGANVILEVEEGLRTLMDFRYKRHFKANRGEHGMSKNQHGRNAESMVVKVPPGTIIKDLKTEEILADLTVHGQQFVVAKGGRGGRGNSRFATPSNPAPELSENGEPGQERDIILELKVLADVGLVGFPSVGKSTLLSVVSAAKPKIAEYHFTTIVPNLGVVETDDNRSFVMADLPGLIEGAHEGVGLGHQFLRHIERTRVILHVIDMAGTEGRDPFEDYNVINQELSEYNLRLTERPQIIVANKMDMPGAEENLETFKEQIGDEVKIFPISAISRTGLRDLLFAVADELEDAPEYPLHEEQTEELNVLYKHEKQELGFKITREPDGTWVVSGEQLEKLFVMTNFQREESIRRFARQLRGMGVDEALRQRGAKDGDIVRLMDFEFEFID
- a CDS encoding transcription repressor NadR — protein: MTPSDKKVLGEERRKLILDWLQTEKLPLKGGELAQRTNVSRQVIVQDISLLKAKNEPILATSQGYVYIKSPVKEKKVERIIVSFHPPERTKEELYLLVDHGVKVKDVRIEHPVYGDLTASVMVETRREVDEFIKRIESTNASYLSQLTDGTHLHLIEADSEEKLNVVCDALKKAGMLVE